One region of Vitis vinifera cultivar Pinot Noir 40024 chromosome 1, ASM3070453v1 genomic DNA includes:
- the LOC100250949 gene encoding LOW QUALITY PROTEIN: uncharacterized protein LOC100250949 (The sequence of the model RefSeq protein was modified relative to this genomic sequence to represent the inferred CDS: deleted 2 bases in 1 codon; substituted 1 base at 1 genomic stop codon): MSHIARHVSNIFGRPSLAQLELQQLRGIRVKVLNGNLESALIVMQRKMQSSRIERLIKREXTHHIKNSEKRVLARKNLERRIQSQELARKLKAILIKKVRGL, translated from the exons ATGAGTCATATAGCGAGGCACGTCTCGAATATCTTCGGACGCCCGAGTCTCGCC CAACTCGAGCTTCAGCAATTGCGAGGGATTCGAGTGAAGGTTCTGAATGGAAACCTCGAATCTGCGCTGATCGTAATGCAGCGAAAGATGCAATCGAGCAGAATCGAACGGCTGATAAAGCGGGAGTAGACTCACCACATCAAGAACTCCGAGAAGCGGGTCTTGGCCCGTAAAAATCTGGAGCGCAGAATCCAATCCCAGGAACTCGCTCGCAAGCTCAAGGCCATTCTCATCAAGAAAGTCAG GGGTCTATGA